In Oligoflexus sp., the genomic stretch ACCTGGAGGCCCGCCTTTGGAATGATGTGTTCAACTTCGCCCAGGATTACGTGAAGATTCCAAGAGGAAGCATTCGCGCCACCTGCTTGATTGAAACCATCAACGCGGCCTTCCAGATGGAAGAATTCCTCTATGAACTCAAAGATCACGCGGCGGGTTTAAACGCTGGCCGCTGGGACTATATCTTCAGTCTGATCAAGAAACACGCCCTGCATAAAGACAAGATATTGCCCGATCGTTCGCAGGTGACCATGAGCACACCGTTCATGCGCGCCTACGCTCAGCTCTTGGTCCGCACCTGCCACAAAAGGGGAGCGCACGCCATCGGGGGGATGGCGGCCTTTATCCCGAGCAGGAAAGATGCTGCGGTCAACGAGCGCGCCATCGCCAAGGTTACCGAAGACAAGACGCTGGAAGCCGAAGCCGGCTTCGACGGCACCTGGGTTGCCCACCCGGATCTTGTCGCGGTCGCCCAGAAGGTCTTCGATGAAGTCCTCGGCAATCGGCCCCATCAGAAGCATAAGCTTCGTGAGGATGTGGTGCCCGATGCCAAGAAACTTCTCGATACCCGCATTCCCGGTGGCAAGATTACCGAAGAAGGAGTCAGGCACAACATTCGTGTGGCCATACAGTATATGAACTGCTGGCTCAATGGACTCGGTGCCGTCGGTCTCTACAACCTCATGGAGGATGCAGCGACCGCGGAAATTTCCCGAGCCCAATTGTGGCAGTGGATTCACCATAAGGTTCCAATGGACGATGGCAGGGTCTTGACTCCCGATCTCTATAGCAAGTTCCGCAGCGAAGAACTCGATAAACTGGGCGGTCCTGACAAGGATCGGCATAAGCAGGTGATCGAGCTTCTCGATGGTCTGGTCCTGGCGAAAGACTTCAACGAGTTTTTGACTCTCCCAGCGTACCAACTGCTTGATACGGCGCGCTAATACTTAGGAGGGCCACATGACGAACGCAGCTATCTACGCTAATCCTGCCGCTTTGGAAAAAGACTGGAAAGAGAATCCTCGTTGGAAGGGCATCGAACGTCCTTACACAGCCGAGCAGGTTCTCAAGCTTCGTCCCAGCATCGCACCCGAGCACACCCTGGCTCGCGTCGGCGCGGAGCGTCTCTGGAAGCTCCTTAAGGAAGAGCCCTATGTTCATGCCCTTGGCGCACTCACCGGCGCCCAGGCCGTCCAGATGGTCAAGGGCGGTTTGAAAGCTA encodes the following:
- the aceB gene encoding malate synthase A translates to MEGLVLETNTPDIYLNRVLTAPALKFLRELHERFNPTRLELLAQRHERQARLDAGQELDFLPETASIRAADWMVAGAPKDLNDRRVEITGPTDAKMVINALNSGAKVFMADFEDAQSPTWMNVLQGQVNLQDAIRDKLSFTSEDGRSYKMKPAEERATLVVRPRGWHLYEKNIKLNGEPLSASLVDFGLYFFHNADERRIRGSAPYFYLPKMEHYLEARLWNDVFNFAQDYVKIPRGSIRATCLIETINAAFQMEEFLYELKDHAAGLNAGRWDYIFSLIKKHALHKDKILPDRSQVTMSTPFMRAYAQLLVRTCHKRGAHAIGGMAAFIPSRKDAAVNERAIAKVTEDKTLEAEAGFDGTWVAHPDLVAVAQKVFDEVLGNRPHQKHKLREDVVPDAKKLLDTRIPGGKITEEGVRHNIRVAIQYMNCWLNGLGAVGLYNLMEDAATAEISRAQLWQWIHHKVPMDDGRVLTPDLYSKFRSEELDKLGGPDKDRHKQVIELLDGLVLAKDFNEFLTLPAYQLLDTAR